A region of the Ornithinimicrobium ciconiae genome:
CGGCTTCCCACGGTCACGACGGTGCGGGTTGGGGCCTGTGTGTGCTGGGCTGGGAGCCGGGGCCGAACGGCCAGCGCGGGTTGGGGCCTGAGCTTGCCGGGCGTGCAGATCGGCTGGCAGTTCGCTGGCCAGGGTTCTGTCCCGTCGGCATATCTACAGGTCAGCGGGGTGCGCTGCGGTGGCCGTTGCCGAACTGCCAGCGCAACTGTCGGGCGGCGCTGGACGGTCGGTGCGGGTTGGGGTGCGTGCCCGGGCGTGCAGATCGGCTGGCAGTTCGCGGACCAGCGTCTGGGGCCGTTGCCATATCTGCAGGTCAGCGGGGTGCGCTGCGGTGGCCGTTGCCGAACTGCCAGCGCGATTGTCGGGCGCCAGCCGGGGTGGCGCTGGACGGTCGGTGCGGGTTGGGGCCTGAGCGTGCCGGGCTGGGTGCAGTCGGGCGAGGGCTGGGCGCAGTTGAGGATCTGCCAGCGCCGTCGGGTGCGCGCTGTGGACACAGGAGGAGTTCTGCCGCGACTGATCGACGCTCACGGCTAGAGTGGCTGGTGAGGGAGGTGCACCATGGAGTGGCTCAAGGAGACACAGTGGCTCTGGTGGATCGCCGGTGCCCTCGTGCTCGGGCTGATCGAGATCGCTTCGCTGGACCTCGTCTTCTTCATGCTGGCTGTGGCCGCGGTGGCGGCGGCCACCGCCGCGGGCCTCGACGCCAGCATCACGGTGCAGGTGCTCACCTTCGTCGCCGTCGCCGCGCTCCTGCTGGCGGTGCTGCGCCCCGTGGCGCTGCGCAAGCTCAAGCCCGCGGGTGAGGAGGAGCGCACCAACGCCGACGCCCTGGTGGGACGCACCGCGGTGGTGCTGCAGGAGGTGACCGACCGCTCAGGTCTGGTCAAGCTCACCGGCGAGACGTGGACCGCCCGGACCACGTCTGGCGCGGTCCTGCCCATCGACCAGAGCGTCAACGTGCTGCGGATCGAGGGGGCAACCGCGATCGTCGAGGCCCTGTCTCCCGTCGCCGGCGGGTCCGGCGTAGTCGAGCCTGACCGTCCCGTCGCCGGTGGGTCCGGTGCCGCCGTCGACGAGCCGGAGCGTCCCGCGGGCGGGACCACGCATACCGAAAGTCCCTAACCACTCACGGAGGTCGTCCCATGCCCGAGCCATCAACAGTCGCGCTGTGGGTTGTCCTCGCCCTCCTGGTGATCTTCACCGGGGTCGCGATCAGTCGGGCCATCCGCATCGTGCCCCAGGCCAGCGCTGTCATCGTCCAGCGACTCGGGCGTTACAGCCGCACGCTCGACGCCGGCCTGCACTTCCTGATCCCGTTCATCGACAAGGTGCGCGCCACGGTCGACCTGCGCGAGCAGGTGGTCTCCTTCCCGCCCCAGCCGGTCATCACCAGCGACAACCTGGTCGTGAGCATCGACACCGTCATCTACTTCCAGCCGACCGACCCCAAGGCCGCCGTCTACGAGATCGCCAACTACATCCAGGGCATCGAGCAACTGACCGTCACCACGCTGCGCAACGTCATCGGAAGCCTCGACCTGGAGCAGACGCTGACGAGCCGCGACCAGATCAACGGCCAGTTGCGCGGGGTGCTGGACGATGCGACCGGCCGTTGGGGCATCCGCGTCAACCGCGTCGAGCTCAAGGCGATCGACCCGCCGGCCAGCGTGCAGGACTCGATGGAGAAGCAGATGCGCGCTGAGCGTGATCGGCGCGCCACGATCCTCAACGCCGAGGGGATCAAGCAGTCCCAGATCCTCACGGCCGAGGGTGAGAAGCAGGCCCAGATCCTGCGCGCCGAGGGCACCGCCCAGGCGGCGATCCTGGAGTCGCAGGGTGAGGCGCGGGCGATCCTGCGGGTCTTCGACGCCATCCACAAGGGCAACCCGGACTCCAAACTGCTGGCCTACCAATACCTCCAGATGCTCCCGCAGATCGCTCAGGGCGAGTCCAACAAGATGTGGATCGTCCCGACCGAGCTCACCCAGGCGCTGCAGGGCATCGGAGCCGCCCTCGGGCCCCACGGGCCCTCCGGGACGGGCTCTCTCGACGCGCCGCCGACCCCGAGCTATGGCGATGACGGTGGGAGCTTTGACGCCGTTGAGGTCGACGAGCCCTCGCTGGAGGATCCGGCCGAGGCGCTGCGTCGGGCCAGGGAGGAAGCAGCCGGCGCGGCCCGGGAGGCGGAGGAGTCGTCCCGGACCGCTCGCCGTGGAGCACCCGAGCCCAGCCCCGCCCCGCAACCGGACTCCGGCACGTTCGACGAGCCCACGCAGTAGCCGATCACGCGCTGGCCCCAGCCCTCGACCCGGGACGCACGCACCACTCGCCGCACCGGACCGGGCGCGCGGGGGGCGCCCTCGGGGTCAGATTGCATACTTATGCGGTTGGGCGTATACACTCACGCTCGTGAGCAAAGTAATGACCAGTCTTCCCGCCGGCGAGCGCGTCGGCATCGCCTTCTCCGGGGGCCTCGACACGTCCGTGGCGGTTGCGTGGATGCGCGACAAGGGCTCGGTGCCCTGCACCTACACGGCCGACATCGGGCAGTACGACGAGCCGGACATCGCCTCGGTGCCGGGGCGCGCCATGGAGTATGGCGCCGAGCTGGCGCGGCATGTCGACTGCAAACTGCAGCTGGTGGAGGAGGGGTTCGCGGCGCTGGCCTGCGGGGCCTTCCACGTGCGCTCGGGTAGTCGGGCCTACTTCAACACCACGCCGCTAGGCCGGGCGGTCACCGGCACGATGCTCGTGCAGGCCATGCGCCAGGACGGCGTCAACATCTGGGGCGACGGGTCGACCTTCAAGGGCAACGACATCGAGCGCTTCTACCGCTACGGGCTGCTGAGCAACCCTGACCTGCGCATCTACAAGCCGTGGCTGGACGCTGACTTCGTCGAGGAGCTCGGCGGCCGCGCCGAGATGAGTGAGTGGCTCACCGAGCGTGGCCTGCCCTACCGCGACTCCCAGGAGAAGGCCTACTCCACGGACGCCAACATCTGGGGTGCCACGCACGAGGCCAAGACCCTTGAGCACCTGGACGTGTCGCTGGAGACGGTCGAGCCGATCATGGGCGTGAAGTTCTGGGACCCCTCGGTCGAGATCGAGACCGAGGACGTCACGATCGGCTACGAGCGGGGCCGGCCGGTCTCGATCAACGGCCAGCGCTTTGACGACCCGGTTGCCCTGGTGCATGAGGTCAACGCCATCGGTGGTCGGCACGGTCTGGGCATGTCCGACCAGATCGAGAACCGGATCATCGAGGCCAAGTCCCGAGGGATCTACGAGGCGCCCGGCATGGCGCTGCTCTTCCTGACCTACGAGCGGCTGCTCAACGCCATCCACAACGAGGACACCATCGAGCACTACCACCTCGAGGGCCGCCGGCTCGGCCGGCTGCTCTATGAGGGGCGCTGGCTCGAGCCGCAGGCGCTGATGGCTCGCGAGGCGATCCAGCGCTGGGTGGCCTCTCTGGTGACCGGTGAGGTCACGGTCCGGCTGCGGCGTGGAGAGGACTACACGATCCTGGCCACCGACGGCCCGAACTTCTCCTACCACCCGGACAAGCTGTCGATGGAGCGCACCGACAACGCGGTCTTCGGTCCCAAGGACCGCATCGGTCAGCTGACCATGCGCAACCTGGACATCGCCGACTCGCGCGCCAAGCTGGAGCTCTATGCGACCCAGCCGCTGGACGAGGGCACGGTGCTGGTCGAGAACGGCATCCTGCTCGGCGCGATCGAGTCCGGTGGGGCCGAGCGGATCGCCTCTCGTGACGGGGTGCCGATCAACGGCTCCGGTGAGGCGCTGGACAACGCGGCCATGGAGTTCGGCACCGACTGACCCCATCTTGATAGCGGTTTCGTACGTCCTACCCGCATTTAGATAGCGGTTTCGTACGTCCTTCCGCGTTCTGATAGCGGTTTCGTCCGCGCTAGTAGTCTGCCCGCCATGGCAAGCGAGACTGGGAGGCAACACCCACCTGTGACGGACCGCCACGCCGTGTCCACACCGGTGAGTTCCCGCATATGGTTTCGGCTCCTCCTGCTGGCCTGTTTCGTCGTCCCGGCGTGGGTGGAGTTGCGGCCTACCCCGGACCAGGCCCCCGCTGTCGTCGGCGAGGTTCTCCAAGCGCCGTACTCAGTAGCCGTGCCTTGGCTGCTTCCGGTTGCGAAACTGGCACTACTGATCGCCGTCCTGCTGCCGTTCCTTGGGGTTCGCCAGTCCGGTCGGATTCTCCTGGCCTACTACACCGGGATCCTGCTGCTCGTCGCGTTCTTTCAGAACATGGGGGACACCGAGTCGTTCGGTTTCGCGTGGCTGATCGGCAACACGATCGTCCAACTGGTCGTGGCCGCCTGGTGCTTGATCGACGTGATCGGCGAACGCACGCGCCTCCGCCGGAGCACGCTCCGAAGGAACCGCTTGTGGCTGTTGCTTCCCATGGCGTTGGCGTTCCTGATGCCGTACGGGATTGCCGAGGAGCGGATCACTCCGGCGATCGGCTCGGTGCTGTGGAACGACGCCGGGGTGACGTTCTGCATGATCACTCCAGTGGTGCTGGGCGTGTTGCTGCTCTTCCCGGACGGCGTCGATCACCGCACCCTGTCCGTGGCCTCTTTTGTTGGCTTACTGTTCGGACTGGTCAACATGGGGGTCTGGTTCGTGCTCAACTCGGCCGACTGGTGGATGGGCGTGCTACACCTGCCACTGGTCGTCATCGCCGCTTTCGGGCTTCGCGAGTCCCGCCACCAAGCCAGCGCGGACCGGCGCCATCGGGACCCTATCGGGGCACGCTAGCGGTGCCGTAGGTCGAGGGCCAGCACGAGCTCCAGGGCGTCGTCGACGGCCTCGAGATCGTCCCTGTCCAGATGGCCCACGAGGCGGCCCAGCCTGCTGACGTCAACAGTCCGCAGGTGCTCGACCAGCACGCAAGTCCTCTCGCGACCCACCTGGATCAGCGGTCGAAAGGATCGGGGCGGGGCGGATCGTGAGGTCGGCGCCAGGAGCACGGTCGACAGCGGGAGGTCGTCGGACTGCACGACGACGCCCAGTCGTGGGCCGCGCTGCTCGTGTCCCACCGCTCGTCGTAGTGCGGGAACCTCGAAGACGTCACCACGGATCAACATCGGCCCACTCCTGCATCGCCGCGCGGATCGCCTCTCGGTCTGCCGGATCGGCCATCGCCAGCCGGGCGTCGTCCAGCATCGCCCGGCGGCGGCGGAGCGCGACCGCCTCGATCAGCGCCCGGCGGACCGCCTCCGAGGTGCTCGTGCCGTCGGCCGTCAGTTGCTGCAGGGCACGCTCTGCCTCGCCTGAGATCCGCACATTCACGATCGCCATGATGCAACGATAGCGCGGTGTCACACAGGTGTCACACGCCTCGTTGTGGTCAACTCATCCGGCAGCGGGGCTCAGAATGCCCCGGGTCCGTGCGTATGACGCGCAGGTGGGGGGCGATGTCCTCGGCGGCAAAACGCGGTGCATCTCGCGCGGCCGGATCCGTGCCTGGCCCTCGGAGCGCAACATCGGCCGCTCACCCGACATACGTGCTTCTGGAATCGAATCCGACGAGTGGGCTGGCTCGCGGGTGACCGGCGGTGACACCGCAGGCGCGTCATAGGGAGTGAGTGATGAGTCAACTGGCAAGGGTTACCGCGGCATGCGCGGTCGTCGCGGGACTGTCCTGGACAGCTGCGGCCGTGCTCCACAGCCTTCAGCCGCCGGGCTGCGTGGGTGAGGCGTGTGCGGTCTCCGGACCGATGCGAGGGTCGACGCCGACGACCGACGTCCTCCTCCTGATCGCGGGGACGATGCTGGCGGCCTCCCTGGTCGGGCTCGCACTCCTGGCACGGCGGCGCGGTGGCGGAGGCCGCGTCGGGTTCACCGGCATGGTCGCGTCTGGGCTGGGCCTGGCGCTGTTCCTCGCAGCCGGGGCGGTGTCGACCATTGGCGACAGCGACTGGTCGGGCATGCCGTTCCTGGTCATGCCCGGGCTAGGACTCCTGGTGCTTGGTCTGCTGCTCGTTGCGACGAGTGTCTGGCGTGGCGACGTCCTGCCGCGCGGCCTGTCAGTGGTGGTGGTGCTCAGCGTGCTGCTGCTGCCCCTGGCCAACGAGCAAACGTCCCAGGTGCTGCTGGCCGTCCCCTTCGGGCTGGCCTGGGCAGGCCTGGGAGTCGTCCTCCTGCGGACCCGCGGTGCGACCGTCCTGGGCGCCGCCAGCTCGACCGACCTGGGCGCCCCCGGGCCGCCTGACCTGGGCTCCGCCGGCTCGCCCGCGTGAGCTGCGAACCCGCCGGGCTGAGGGAGTCTCGCGGAGCACGGCGGCCCGGTGGCGTCGTAGCGCCCTGACTACCAGAGGCCAGTGCCGTTGAGCACAGGAGGAAGGCCGGGGGCGCTGAACGGCACTGCTGGGCGGACCTCCGCGCGGTGGTCGTGGGGCGAGGGGATCCCGCTCCCGGCATTCCCAGCGCCTGCCCCGCGGGCGTCCTCGTTGCGGGTCCGTGGGGTGCCCGTGCCCGTGCCCGTGCCCGTGCTCGCCGCGCTCGCCGCGCGCGGGGGAGTGCTGGTGCCCGCCGGGCGGTCCGCCAGCGCGTCGCTGATCGCGGCGAAGACCTGGTCGGTCTCGATGAGGAAGGCGTCGTGCCCGTAGGGGGACTGCACGGTGACCAGTCCCCGACAGGCTGGGGACTGGGCGATCGTCTCGCCGTCGGCCGGGGTGAACAGCCGGTCGCTGTCCACCACGACGACCGTCAGGTCCGCCGTGATGCGGCGCAGCGCCGCCTCGACGCCGCCACGGTCCCGGCCGATGTCGTGGCTGTTCATCGACTGGGTCAGCCGCACATAGCTGTTGGCGTCAAACCGACGGGCCAGCTTCTGCCCGTGGTGCTCCAGATAGGACTGCACGGCGAACCGGCCACCGGCAGCAGGGTGCTCGCCCTGCTGTGCCTCATTGCCGAACCGGTCCTGCAGCTCCGTGGAACTGCGGTAGGTCGCGTGTGCGATCTGGCGGGCGATCTCCAGGCCTGTGCGCGGCCCCGGCCCGGGGTAGTAGTCGCCGCGGTGATAACCAGGATCCTGCTGGATCGCGAACAGTTGCGGTGTGGCCCAGCCGATCTGGTCGGCGGAGGCGACCGCCGAGGTGGCGATCGGCAGACAGCGACGGACCCGCCCGGGGAGGGTGACGGCCCACTCCAGGGCGCGCATCCCACCCATCGAGCCGCCGATAACGGCCGCGAAGGTGTGAATGCCGAGCCGGTCGGCGAGCAGCGCCTCGGCCCGGACCTGGTCCCGGACGGTGACCTGGGGGAAGAGCGAACCCCAGGGCCGTCCGTCCGGGCCAGGTGAGGAGGGGCCGGTGCTCCCGCGACACCCGCCGAGCACATTCGGTGCCACGACGAAGTAGCGGTCGGTGTCCAGCACCCTCCCCGGGCCGATCAGCCCGGGCCACCACCCGGGCGTCGGACTGTCCGGCCCGGCAGGACCCTCCACGTGGGAGTCTCCAGTGAGTGCGTGGAGCACCAGCACGGCGTTGTCCCTGGCCTCGTTGAGCCGTCCCCACGTCTCGTAGGCCATTCGCACGCCGGGCAGGTGCTCCCCCGACTCCAGGAGCAGGTCACCGACGGGGAGCGTGTGCCGTCGGCTGCCGGACCGGACAGTGTCAGAGGTCATCTGGACTCAGAGCTCACAGACCCTTGGCGGCCCGGAAACCCGTCTCCAGGTCGGCGATGATGTCGTCGATGTGCTCGAGCCCCACGGCCAGGCGCACCAGCCCCGGCGTGACCCCGGCCGCGGCCAGGGCACCCTCGTTGAGCTGGCGGTGGGTGGTGGAGGCCGGGTGGATGACCAGTGAGCGGACGTCGCCGATGTTGGCGACATTGGAGTGCAGCTCCAGGGCCGAGACGAAGGCCTTGCCCGCCTCCAGGCCGCCGGCGATCTCAAAGGCGAGCACCGCCCCGGCGCCGTCGGGCAGATACCGCTGCGCGAGCTCGTATGACGGGTGCCCGGGCAGTCCCGCATAGCTCACCGAGACGACCTGCTCCTGGTCCAGCAGCCAGTTCGCGACCTTCTTGGCGTTGGCCACGTGGCGCTCCACGCGCAGCGAGAGGGTCTCGACGCCCTGGGCGATCAGGAAGGCGTTGAACGGGGAAATCGCCGGGCCGATGTCGCGCAGCAGGGTGACCCGGGCGCGCAGGATGTAGGACAGGTTGGTCCCGCCGAAGGTCTCATTGCCGACGCCGAGGTCCTTGGCGAAGGTCAGGCCGTGATAGCCCTCGTCCGGCTCGTTGAAGCCGGGGTACTTGTCGGGGTACTGCGCGTAGTCGAAGTTGCCGCTGTCGATCAGCACGCCACCGATCGCGGTGCCGTGGCCACCGAGGTATTTGGTGGCGGAGTGCACGACAATGTCAGCGCCGTGCTCGATCGGGCGGGTGAGGTAGGGCGTGGCGATGGTGTTGTCGATGATCAGCGGCACGCCGACCTCGTGCGCGACGTCGGCGATCCCACGGATGTCCAGGACGAGACCACTGGGGTTGGCGATGCTCTCACCGAAGAAGGCGCGGGTGCGCTCGTTGGATGCGGCGCGCCAGGACTCCGGGTCGGTCGGGTCCTCGACGAAGGTGACCTCGATGCCCAGCCGGGGCAGGGTCTGGGCGAAAAGGTTCTGCGTCCCGCCATACAGGCTGGGGGAGGCGACCAGGTGGTCACCGGCCTGGGCGACGTTGAGGATCGAGAAGGTGGACGCGGACTGGCCGCTGGCCAGCAGCAGGGCCCCCACGCCGCCCTCGAGGTCGGCGAGGCGGTTCTCCACGACCTCGGTCGTCGGGTTGCCGATGCGGGTGTAGATCGGGCCGAGGTCCTCGAGGTTGAACCGGGCGGCGGCGACGTCCGCGTTGTCGAAGACGAAGGAGGTGGTCTGGTAGATCGGCAGGGCGCGGGCACCGGTGGCGGTGTCCGGGGTCTGACCGGCGTGGATCTGTCGGGTGGCGAAGGACCAGGACATGGTGTGCTCTCCAAAGGGTTTCAGGGTGCGCGGGTAGGGCGCGCGAGGCGTGTCAGGGAAGGGTGGATCGAGGTGAGGCGGCGTGGTGGCGCCGGCTGAGTCGCGCAGACTCGGCCCGGGGTCGGGCGTGCTGGTCTCC
Encoded here:
- a CDS encoding type II toxin-antitoxin system PemK/MazF family toxin, producing MLIRGDVFEVPALRRAVGHEQRGPRLGVVVQSDDLPLSTVLLAPTSRSAPPRSFRPLIQVGRERTCVLVEHLRTVDVSRLGRLVGHLDRDDLEAVDDALELVLALDLRHR
- a CDS encoding SPFH domain-containing protein, which translates into the protein MPEPSTVALWVVLALLVIFTGVAISRAIRIVPQASAVIVQRLGRYSRTLDAGLHFLIPFIDKVRATVDLREQVVSFPPQPVITSDNLVVSIDTVIYFQPTDPKAAVYEIANYIQGIEQLTVTTLRNVIGSLDLEQTLTSRDQINGQLRGVLDDATGRWGIRVNRVELKAIDPPASVQDSMEKQMRAERDRRATILNAEGIKQSQILTAEGEKQAQILRAEGTAQAAILESQGEARAILRVFDAIHKGNPDSKLLAYQYLQMLPQIAQGESNKMWIVPTELTQALQGIGAALGPHGPSGTGSLDAPPTPSYGDDGGSFDAVEVDEPSLEDPAEALRRAREEAAGAAREAEESSRTARRGAPEPSPAPQPDSGTFDEPTQ
- a CDS encoding bifunctional o-acetylhomoserine/o-acetylserine sulfhydrylase produces the protein MSWSFATRQIHAGQTPDTATGARALPIYQTTSFVFDNADVAAARFNLEDLGPIYTRIGNPTTEVVENRLADLEGGVGALLLASGQSASTFSILNVAQAGDHLVASPSLYGGTQNLFAQTLPRLGIEVTFVEDPTDPESWRAASNERTRAFFGESIANPSGLVLDIRGIADVAHEVGVPLIIDNTIATPYLTRPIEHGADIVVHSATKYLGGHGTAIGGVLIDSGNFDYAQYPDKYPGFNEPDEGYHGLTFAKDLGVGNETFGGTNLSYILRARVTLLRDIGPAISPFNAFLIAQGVETLSLRVERHVANAKKVANWLLDQEQVVSVSYAGLPGHPSYELAQRYLPDGAGAVLAFEIAGGLEAGKAFVSALELHSNVANIGDVRSLVIHPASTTHRQLNEGALAAAGVTPGLVRLAVGLEHIDDIIADLETGFRAAKGL
- a CDS encoding NfeD family protein, translating into MEWLKETQWLWWIAGALVLGLIEIASLDLVFFMLAVAAVAAATAAGLDASITVQVLTFVAVAALLLAVLRPVALRKLKPAGEEERTNADALVGRTAVVLQEVTDRSGLVKLTGETWTARTTSGAVLPIDQSVNVLRIEGATAIVEALSPVAGGSGVVEPDRPVAGGSGAAVDEPERPAGGTTHTESP
- the argG gene encoding argininosuccinate synthase; translated protein: MSKVMTSLPAGERVGIAFSGGLDTSVAVAWMRDKGSVPCTYTADIGQYDEPDIASVPGRAMEYGAELARHVDCKLQLVEEGFAALACGAFHVRSGSRAYFNTTPLGRAVTGTMLVQAMRQDGVNIWGDGSTFKGNDIERFYRYGLLSNPDLRIYKPWLDADFVEELGGRAEMSEWLTERGLPYRDSQEKAYSTDANIWGATHEAKTLEHLDVSLETVEPIMGVKFWDPSVEIETEDVTIGYERGRPVSINGQRFDDPVALVHEVNAIGGRHGLGMSDQIENRIIEAKSRGIYEAPGMALLFLTYERLLNAIHNEDTIEHYHLEGRRLGRLLYEGRWLEPQALMAREAIQRWVASLVTGEVTVRLRRGEDYTILATDGPNFSYHPDKLSMERTDNAVFGPKDRIGQLTMRNLDIADSRAKLELYATQPLDEGTVLVENGILLGAIESGGAERIASRDGVPINGSGEALDNAAMEFGTD
- the metX gene encoding homoserine O-acetyltransferase MetX; the encoded protein is MTSDTVRSGSRRHTLPVGDLLLESGEHLPGVRMAYETWGRLNEARDNAVLVLHALTGDSHVEGPAGPDSPTPGWWPGLIGPGRVLDTDRYFVVAPNVLGGCRGSTGPSSPGPDGRPWGSLFPQVTVRDQVRAEALLADRLGIHTFAAVIGGSMGGMRALEWAVTLPGRVRRCLPIATSAVASADQIGWATPQLFAIQQDPGYHRGDYYPGPGPRTGLEIARQIAHATYRSSTELQDRFGNEAQQGEHPAAGGRFAVQSYLEHHGQKLARRFDANSYVRLTQSMNSHDIGRDRGGVEAALRRITADLTVVVVDSDRLFTPADGETIAQSPACRGLVTVQSPYGHDAFLIETDQVFAAISDALADRPAGTSTPPRAASAASTGTGTGTGTPRTRNEDARGAGAGNAGSGIPSPHDHRAEVRPAVPFSAPGLPPVLNGTGLW